A region from the Enterobacter roggenkampii genome encodes:
- the rplO gene encoding 50S ribosomal protein L15, with the protein MRLNTLSPAEGSKKAGKRLGRGIGSGLGKTGGRGHKGQNSRSGGGVRRGFEGGQMPLYRRLPKFGFTSRKAAITAEIRLSDLAKVEGGVVDLNTLKAANIIGIQIEFAKVILAGEVSTPVTVRGLRVTKGARAAIEAAGGKIEE; encoded by the coding sequence ATGCGTTTAAATACTCTGTCTCCGGCCGAAGGCTCTAAAAAGGCGGGTAAACGCCTGGGTCGTGGTATCGGTTCTGGCCTCGGCAAAACCGGTGGTCGTGGTCACAAAGGTCAGAACTCTCGTTCTGGCGGTGGCGTACGTCGCGGTTTCGAGGGTGGCCAGATGCCACTGTACCGTCGTCTGCCGAAGTTCGGCTTCACCTCTCGCAAAGCAGCGATCACGGCGGAAATCCGTCTGTCTGACCTGGCGAAAGTTGAAGGCGGCGTTGTAGACCTGAACACGCTGAAAGCAGCAAACATTATCGGTATCCAGATCGAGTTCGCGAAAGTGATCCTGGCTGGTGAAGTTTCTACTCCGGTAACTGTTCGTGGCCTGCGTGTTACTAAAGGTGCTCGTGCTGCTATCGAAGCTGCTGGCGGTAAAATTGAGGAATAA
- the rpsM gene encoding 30S ribosomal protein S13, protein MARIAGINIPDQKHAVIALTSIYGIGKTRSKAILAAAGIAEDVKISELSEEQIDTLRDEVAKFVVEGDLRREISMSIKRLMDLGCYRGLRHRRGLPVRGQRTKTNARTRKGPRKPIKK, encoded by the coding sequence GTGGCCCGTATAGCAGGCATTAACATTCCTGATCAGAAACATGCTGTGATCGCATTAACTTCGATCTACGGCATCGGCAAGACCCGTTCTAAAGCCATTCTGGCTGCAGCGGGTATCGCTGAAGATGTTAAGATCAGTGAGCTGTCTGAAGAACAAATCGACACGCTGCGTGACGAAGTTGCCAAATTTGTCGTTGAAGGTGATCTGCGCCGTGAAATCAGCATGAGCATCAAGCGCCTGATGGATCTTGGTTGCTATCGCGGTTTGCGTCATCGTCGTGGTCTGCCAGTGCGCGGTCAGCGTACTAAGACCAACGCACGTACCCGTAAGGGTCCGCGCAAACCGATCAAGAAATAA
- the rplF gene encoding 50S ribosomal protein L6, producing MSRVAKAPVVIPAGVDVKIDGQVITIKGKNGELTRTLNKAVEVKHADNALTFGPRDGFVDGWAQAGTARALLNSMVVGVTEGFTKKLQLVGVGYRAAIKGNAVGLSLGFSHPVEHPLPAGITAECPTQTEIVLKGADKQLIGQVAADLRAYRRPEPYKGKGVRYADEVVRTKEAKKK from the coding sequence ATGTCTCGTGTTGCTAAAGCACCGGTCGTTATTCCTGCCGGCGTTGATGTAAAAATCGACGGTCAGGTTATTACGATCAAAGGTAAAAACGGCGAGCTGACTCGTACCCTCAACAAAGCTGTTGAAGTTAAACATGCAGATAACGCTCTGACCTTCGGTCCACGTGATGGTTTCGTGGATGGTTGGGCTCAGGCTGGTACCGCGCGTGCCCTGCTGAACTCAATGGTTGTTGGTGTTACCGAAGGCTTCACTAAAAAGCTTCAGCTGGTTGGTGTAGGTTATCGTGCAGCTATCAAAGGGAATGCAGTAGGCCTGTCTCTGGGCTTCTCACACCCTGTTGAGCATCCGCTGCCGGCCGGTATCACTGCAGAATGCCCGACTCAGACTGAAATCGTGCTGAAAGGCGCTGATAAACAGCTGATCGGTCAGGTTGCAGCAGATCTGCGCGCCTACCGTCGTCCTGAGCCTTACAAAGGCAAGGGTGTTCGTTACGCCGACGAAGTCGTGCGTACCAAAGAGGCTAAGAAGAAGTAA
- the rpmJ gene encoding 50S ribosomal protein L36 — MKVRASVKKLCRNCKIVKRDGVIRVICSAEPKHKQRQG, encoded by the coding sequence ATGAAAGTTCGTGCTTCCGTCAAGAAATTATGCCGTAACTGCAAAATCGTTAAGCGTGATGGTGTCATCCGTGTGATTTGCAGTGCCGAGCCGAAGCATAAACAGCGCCAAGGCTGA
- the rplX gene encoding 50S ribosomal protein L24 — MAAKIRRDDEVIVLTGKDKGKRGKVKNVLSSGKLVVEGINLVKKHQKPVPALNQPGGIVEKEAAIQVSNVAIFNAATGKADRVGFRFEDGKKVRFFKSNSETIK, encoded by the coding sequence ATGGCAGCGAAAATCCGTCGTGATGACGAAGTTATCGTGTTAACCGGTAAAGATAAAGGTAAACGCGGTAAAGTAAAAAATGTTCTGTCTTCCGGCAAACTTGTCGTTGAAGGTATCAACCTGGTTAAGAAACATCAGAAGCCGGTTCCGGCCCTGAACCAACCAGGTGGCATCGTTGAAAAAGAAGCTGCTATTCAGGTTTCTAACGTTGCAATCTTCAATGCGGCTACCGGCAAGGCTGACCGTGTAGGCTTTAGATTCGAAGACGGTAAAAAAGTCCGTTTCTTCAAGTCTAACAGCGAAACTATCAAGTAA
- the rplE gene encoding 50S ribosomal protein L5, which yields MAKLHDYYKDEVVKKLMTEFNYNSVMQVPRVEKITLNMGVGEAIADKKLLDNAAADLTAISGQKPLITKARKSVAGFKIRQGYPIGCKVTLRGERMWEFFERLITIAVPRIRDFRGLSAKSFDGRGNYSMGVREQIIFPEIDYDKVDRVRGLDITITTTAKSDEEGRALLAAFDFPFRK from the coding sequence ATGGCGAAACTGCATGATTACTACAAAGACGAAGTAGTTAAGAAACTCATGACCGAGTTTAACTACAATTCTGTCATGCAAGTCCCTCGGGTCGAGAAGATCACCCTGAACATGGGTGTTGGTGAAGCGATCGCTGACAAGAAACTGCTGGATAACGCAGCAGCTGACCTGACAGCAATCTCCGGTCAAAAACCGCTGATCACCAAAGCACGCAAATCTGTTGCAGGCTTCAAAATCCGTCAGGGCTATCCGATCGGCTGTAAAGTAACTCTGCGTGGCGAACGCATGTGGGAGTTCTTTGAGCGCCTGATCACTATTGCTGTTCCACGTATCCGTGACTTCCGTGGCTTGTCCGCTAAGTCTTTCGACGGTCGTGGTAACTACAGCATGGGTGTCCGTGAGCAGATCATCTTCCCAGAAATCGACTACGATAAAGTCGACCGCGTGCGTGGTTTGGATATTACCATTACCACTACTGCGAAATCTGACGAAGAAGGCCGTGCTCTGCTGGCTGCCTTTGACTTCCCGTTCCGCAAGTAA
- a CDS encoding DNA-directed RNA polymerase subunit alpha, whose product MQGSVTEFLKPRLVDIEQVSSTHAKVTLEPLERGFGHTLGNALRRILLSSMPGCAVTEVEIDGVLHEYSTKEGVQEDILEILLNLKGLAVRVQGKDEVILTLNKSGIGPVTAADITHDGDVEIVKPQHVICHLTDENAAISMRIKVQRGRGYVPASARIHSEEDERPIGRLLVDACYSPVERIAYNVEAARVEQRTDLDKLVIEMETNGTIDPEEAIRRAATILAEQLEAFVDLRDVRQPEVKEEKPEFDPILLRPVDDLELTVRSANCLKAEAIHYIGDLVQRTEVELLKTPNLGKKSLTEIKDVLASRGLSLGMRLENWPPASIADE is encoded by the coding sequence ATGCAGGGTTCTGTGACAGAGTTTCTAAAACCGCGCCTGGTAGATATCGAGCAAGTGAGTTCGACGCACGCCAAGGTGACCCTTGAGCCTTTAGAGCGTGGCTTTGGCCATACTCTGGGTAACGCACTGCGCCGTATTCTGCTCTCATCGATGCCGGGTTGCGCGGTGACCGAGGTTGAGATTGATGGTGTACTTCATGAGTACAGCACCAAAGAAGGCGTTCAGGAAGATATCCTTGAAATCCTGCTCAACCTGAAAGGGCTGGCGGTGAGAGTTCAGGGTAAAGATGAAGTTATTCTTACTCTGAATAAATCTGGCATTGGCCCTGTGACTGCAGCCGACATCACCCACGACGGTGATGTTGAAATCGTCAAGCCGCAGCACGTGATCTGCCACCTGACCGATGAGAACGCAGCTATTAGCATGCGTATCAAAGTTCAGCGCGGTCGTGGTTATGTGCCGGCTTCTGCCCGAATTCATTCGGAAGAAGATGAGCGCCCAATCGGCCGTCTGCTGGTCGACGCATGCTACAGCCCTGTAGAGCGTATTGCCTACAATGTTGAAGCAGCGCGTGTAGAACAGCGTACCGACCTGGACAAGCTGGTCATCGAAATGGAAACCAACGGCACAATCGATCCTGAAGAGGCGATTCGTCGTGCGGCAACCATCCTGGCAGAACAACTGGAAGCTTTCGTTGACTTACGTGATGTTCGTCAGCCGGAAGTGAAAGAAGAGAAACCAGAATTCGATCCGATCCTGCTGCGCCCTGTTGACGATCTCGAATTGACTGTCCGCTCTGCTAACTGCCTCAAGGCAGAAGCTATCCACTATATCGGTGATCTGGTACAGCGTACCGAGGTTGAGTTGCTGAAAACGCCGAACCTGGGTAAAAAATCTCTTACCGAGATTAAAGACGTGCTGGCTTCACGTGGTCTGTCTCTGGGCATGCGCCTGGAAAACTGGCCACCGGCAAGCATTGCTGACGAGTAA
- the rplV gene encoding 50S ribosomal protein L22, producing METLAQHRHARSSAQKVRLVADLIRGKKVSQALDILTYTNKKAAVLVKKVLESAIANAEHNDGADIDDLKVAKIFVDEGPSMKRIMPRAKGRADRILKRTSHITVVVSDR from the coding sequence ATGGAAACTTTAGCTCAACATCGCCATGCTCGTTCTTCTGCACAGAAGGTTCGCCTTGTTGCTGACCTGATTCGCGGTAAGAAAGTGTCGCAGGCCCTGGACATCCTGACCTATACCAACAAGAAAGCTGCGGTATTGGTCAAGAAAGTACTGGAATCTGCCATTGCTAACGCTGAACACAACGATGGCGCTGACATCGACGATCTGAAAGTCGCGAAAATTTTCGTAGATGAAGGCCCAAGCATGAAGCGCATTATGCCGCGTGCGAAAGGTCGTGCAGATCGCATCCTGAAGCGCACCAGCCACATTACTGTGGTTGTGTCCGATCGCTGA
- the rpsE gene encoding 30S ribosomal protein S5, with protein MAHIEKQAGELQEKLIAVNRVSKTVKGGRIFSFTALTVVGDGNGRVGFGYGKAREVPAAIQKAMEKARRNMINVALNNGTLQHPVKGVHTGSRVFMQPASEGTGIIAGGAMRAVLEVAGVHNVLAKAYGSTNPINVVRATIDGLENMNSPEMVAAKRGKSVEEILG; from the coding sequence ATGGCTCACATCGAAAAACAGGCTGGCGAACTGCAGGAAAAGCTGATCGCGGTAAACCGCGTATCTAAAACCGTTAAAGGTGGTCGTATTTTCTCCTTCACAGCTCTGACTGTAGTAGGCGATGGTAACGGTCGCGTTGGTTTTGGTTACGGTAAAGCGCGTGAAGTTCCAGCAGCGATCCAGAAAGCGATGGAAAAAGCCCGTCGCAACATGATTAACGTCGCGCTGAACAACGGCACCCTGCAGCACCCAGTTAAAGGTGTTCACACGGGTTCTCGTGTATTCATGCAGCCAGCTTCAGAAGGTACCGGTATCATCGCCGGTGGTGCAATGCGCGCCGTTCTGGAAGTTGCTGGGGTTCATAACGTTCTGGCTAAAGCATATGGTTCCACCAACCCGATCAACGTGGTTCGTGCAACTATTGATGGCCTGGAAAATATGAATTCTCCAGAAATGGTCGCTGCCAAGCGTGGTAAATCCGTTGAAGAAATTCTGGGGTAA
- the secY gene encoding preprotein translocase subunit SecY yields the protein MAKQPGLDFQSAKGGFGELKRRLLFVIGALIVFRIGSFIPIPGIDAAVLAKLLEQQRGTIIEMFNMFSGGALSRASIFALGIMPYISASIIIQLLTVVHPALAELKKEGESGRRKISQYTRYGTLVLAIFQSIGIATGLPNMPGMQGLVLNPGFAFYFTAVVSLVTGTMFLMWLGEQITERGIGNGISIIIFAGIVAGLPPAIAHTIEQARQGDLHFLLLLLVAVLVFAVTFFVVFVERGQRRIVVNYAKRQQGRRVYAAQSTHLPLKVNMAGVIPAIFASSIILFPATIASWFGGGTGWNWLTTISLYLQPGQPLYVLLYASAIIFFCFFYTALVFNPRETADNLKKSGAFVPGIRPGEQTAKYIDKVMTRLTLVGALYITFICLIPEFMRDAMKVPFYFGGTSLLIVVVVIMDFMAQVQTLMMSSQYESALKKANLKGYGR from the coding sequence ATGGCTAAGCAACCGGGATTAGATTTTCAAAGTGCCAAAGGTGGATTTGGCGAGCTGAAACGCAGACTGCTGTTTGTTATCGGCGCGCTGATTGTGTTCCGTATTGGCTCTTTTATTCCGATCCCTGGTATCGATGCCGCTGTACTTGCCAAACTGCTTGAGCAACAGCGAGGCACCATCATTGAAATGTTCAACATGTTCTCTGGTGGTGCTCTCAGCCGTGCTTCTATCTTCGCACTGGGTATTATGCCGTACATTTCGGCATCGATTATTATCCAGCTGCTGACGGTCGTTCATCCGGCCCTGGCAGAGTTGAAGAAAGAAGGGGAGTCTGGACGTCGTAAGATTAGTCAGTACACCCGTTACGGTACTCTGGTGCTGGCAATATTCCAGTCGATCGGTATTGCTACCGGTCTGCCGAATATGCCTGGTATGCAGGGCCTGGTGTTAAACCCGGGCTTTGCATTCTACTTCACCGCTGTTGTAAGTCTGGTCACAGGGACAATGTTCCTGATGTGGCTCGGCGAACAGATTACTGAGCGTGGTATCGGTAACGGTATCTCAATCATTATCTTCGCCGGTATTGTTGCGGGCCTCCCGCCAGCCATCGCCCACACTATCGAGCAAGCGCGTCAAGGCGACCTGCACTTCCTCCTGTTGCTGTTGGTTGCAGTATTAGTATTTGCAGTGACGTTCTTTGTTGTCTTCGTTGAACGTGGTCAACGCCGCATTGTGGTGAACTACGCTAAGCGTCAGCAAGGTCGTCGTGTCTATGCTGCACAGAGCACACATTTACCGCTGAAAGTGAACATGGCGGGGGTTATCCCGGCTATCTTCGCTTCCAGTATTATTCTGTTCCCGGCAACCATCGCGTCATGGTTCGGGGGCGGTACTGGTTGGAACTGGCTGACAACAATTTCGCTGTATTTGCAGCCTGGGCAACCACTTTATGTGTTACTCTATGCGTCTGCGATCATCTTCTTCTGTTTCTTCTACACGGCGTTGGTCTTCAACCCGCGTGAAACAGCAGATAACCTGAAGAAGTCCGGTGCATTTGTACCAGGAATTCGTCCGGGAGAGCAAACGGCGAAGTATATCGATAAAGTAATGACCCGCCTGACTTTGGTTGGTGCGCTCTATATTACTTTTATCTGCCTGATCCCGGAGTTCATGCGTGATGCAATGAAAGTACCGTTCTACTTCGGTGGGACCTCACTGCTTATCGTTGTTGTCGTGATTATGGACTTTATGGCTCAAGTGCAAACTCTGATGATGTCCAGTCAGTATGAGTCTGCATTGAAGAAGGCGAACCTGAAAGGCTACGGCCGCTAA
- the rplP gene encoding 50S ribosomal protein L16, protein MLQPKRTKFRKVHKGRNRGLAQGTDVSFGTFGLKAVGRGRLTARQIEAARRAMTRAVKRQGKIWIRVFPDKPITEKPLEVRMGKGKGNVEYWVALIQPGKVLYEMDGVPEELAREAFGLAAAKLPIKTTFVTKTVM, encoded by the coding sequence ATGTTACAACCAAAGCGTACAAAATTCCGTAAAGTGCACAAAGGCCGCAACCGTGGTCTGGCGCAGGGTACGGATGTTAGCTTCGGCACTTTCGGTCTGAAAGCTGTTGGCCGTGGTCGTCTGACTGCACGTCAGATCGAAGCAGCACGTCGTGCAATGACCCGTGCAGTTAAGCGTCAAGGTAAGATCTGGATCCGTGTATTCCCGGACAAACCGATCACCGAGAAGCCGCTGGAAGTTCGTATGGGTAAAGGTAAAGGTAACGTGGAGTACTGGGTTGCCTTGATCCAACCGGGCAAAGTCCTGTATGAAATGGACGGTGTTCCGGAAGAGCTGGCCCGTGAAGCCTTCGGCCTGGCAGCAGCGAAACTGCCTATCAAAACCACCTTTGTAACTAAGACGGTGATGTAA
- the rpsC gene encoding 30S ribosomal protein S3 produces MGQKVHPNGIRLGIVKPWNSTWFANTKEFADNLDSDFKVRQYLTKELAKASVSRIVIERPAKSIRVTIHTARPGIVIGKKGEDVEKLRKVVADIAGVPAQINIAEVRKPELDAKLVADSITSQLERRVMFRRAMKRAVQNAMRLGAKGIKVEVSGRLGGAEIARTEWYREGRVPLHTLRADIDYNTSEAHTTYGVIGVKVWIFKGEILGGMAAVEQPEKPAAQPKKQQRKGRK; encoded by the coding sequence ATGGGTCAGAAAGTACATCCTAATGGTATTCGCCTGGGTATTGTAAAACCATGGAACTCTACCTGGTTTGCGAACACCAAAGAATTCGCTGACAACCTGGACAGCGATTTTAAAGTACGTCAGTACCTGACTAAGGAACTGGCTAAAGCGTCTGTATCTCGTATCGTTATCGAGCGTCCAGCGAAGAGCATCCGTGTGACTATTCACACTGCTCGTCCTGGCATCGTTATCGGTAAGAAAGGCGAAGACGTAGAAAAACTGCGCAAGGTCGTAGCGGATATCGCTGGCGTTCCTGCACAGATCAATATCGCTGAAGTTCGTAAGCCTGAACTGGACGCTAAATTGGTTGCTGACAGCATCACTTCACAGCTGGAACGTCGTGTTATGTTCCGTCGTGCTATGAAGCGTGCTGTACAGAACGCAATGCGTCTGGGCGCTAAAGGTATCAAAGTTGAAGTTAGCGGCCGTCTGGGCGGCGCGGAAATCGCACGTACCGAATGGTACCGTGAAGGTCGCGTACCGCTGCACACTCTGCGTGCTGACATCGACTACAACACCTCTGAAGCGCACACCACTTACGGTGTAATCGGCGTTAAGGTATGGATCTTCAAAGGTGAGATCCTGGGTGGTATGGCTGCTGTTGAACAACCGGAAAAACCGGCTGCTCAACCTAAAAAGCAGCAGCGTAAAGGCCGTAAATAA
- the rpsD gene encoding 30S ribosomal protein S4 — protein sequence MARYLGPKLKLSRREGTDLFLKSGVRAIDTKCKIEQAPGQHGARKPRLSDYGVQLREKQKVRRMYGVLERQFRNYYKEAARLKGNTGENLLALLEGRLDNVVYRMGFGATRAESRQLVSHKAIMVNGRVVNIASYQVKANDVVSIREKAKKQSRVKAALELAEQREKPTWLEVDAGKMEGTFKRQPERSDLSADINEHLIVELYSK from the coding sequence ATGGCAAGATATTTGGGTCCTAAGCTCAAGCTGAGCCGTCGTGAGGGCACCGACTTATTCCTTAAGTCTGGCGTTCGCGCGATCGATACCAAGTGTAAAATTGAACAAGCTCCTGGCCAGCACGGTGCGCGTAAACCGCGTCTGTCTGACTATGGTGTGCAGTTGCGTGAAAAGCAAAAAGTTCGCCGTATGTACGGTGTGCTGGAGCGTCAGTTCCGTAACTACTATAAAGAAGCAGCACGTCTGAAAGGCAACACAGGTGAAAACCTGCTGGCTCTGCTGGAAGGTCGTCTGGACAACGTTGTATACCGTATGGGCTTCGGCGCTACTCGTGCTGAATCACGTCAGCTGGTTAGCCACAAAGCAATCATGGTAAACGGTCGTGTTGTTAACATCGCTTCTTATCAGGTTAAAGCGAATGACGTTGTTAGCATTCGTGAGAAAGCGAAAAAGCAATCTCGCGTGAAGGCCGCTCTGGAGCTGGCTGAGCAGCGTGAAAAGCCAACCTGGCTGGAAGTTGATGCTGGCAAGATGGAAGGTACGTTCAAGCGTCAGCCAGAACGTTCTGATCTGTCTGCGGACATTAACGAACACCTGATCGTCGAGCTTTACTCCAAGTAA
- the rplN gene encoding 50S ribosomal protein L14 — MIQEQTMLNVADNSGARRVMCIKVLGGSHRRYAGVGDIIKITIKEAIPRGKVKKGDVLKAVVVRTKKGVRRPDGSVIRFDGNACVILNNNSEQPIGTRIFGPVTRELRTEKFMKIISLAPEVL, encoded by the coding sequence ATGATCCAAGAACAGACTATGCTGAACGTCGCCGACAACTCCGGTGCACGTCGCGTAATGTGTATCAAGGTTCTGGGTGGCTCGCACCGTCGCTACGCAGGCGTAGGCGACATCATCAAGATCACCATCAAAGAAGCAATTCCACGTGGTAAGGTCAAAAAAGGTGATGTGCTGAAGGCGGTAGTGGTGCGCACCAAGAAGGGTGTTCGTCGCCCTGACGGTTCTGTCATTCGCTTCGATGGTAATGCATGCGTTATTTTAAACAATAACAGCGAGCAGCCTATCGGCACGCGTATCTTTGGGCCGGTAACTCGTGAACTTCGTACTGAGAAGTTCATGAAAATTATCTCTCTGGCACCAGAAGTACTCTAA
- the rpmD gene encoding 50S ribosomal protein L30, which yields MAKTIKITQTRSAIGRLPKHKATLLGLGLRRIGHTVEREDTPAVRGMVNAVYFMVKVEE from the coding sequence ATGGCAAAGACTATTAAAATCACTCAAACCCGCAGTGCAATCGGTCGTCTGCCGAAACACAAGGCAACGCTGCTTGGCCTGGGTCTGCGTCGTATTGGTCATACCGTTGAGCGCGAGGATACTCCTGCTGTTCGTGGTATGGTCAACGCGGTTTACTTCATGGTTAAAGTTGAGGAGTAA
- the rpsN gene encoding 30S ribosomal protein S14 has translation MAKQSMKAREVKRVALADKFFAKRAELKAIISDVNASDEDRWNAVLKLQSLPRDSSPSRQRNRCRQTGRPHGYVGKFGLSRIKLREAAMRGEVPGLKKASW, from the coding sequence ATGGCTAAGCAATCAATGAAAGCACGCGAAGTAAAGCGCGTAGCTTTAGCTGATAAATTCTTCGCTAAACGCGCTGAACTGAAAGCGATCATTTCTGATGTGAACGCTTCCGACGAAGATCGTTGGAATGCGGTTCTCAAGCTGCAGTCTCTGCCGCGTGATTCCAGCCCGTCTCGTCAGCGTAACCGCTGTCGTCAAACAGGTCGTCCACATGGTTATGTGGGCAAGTTTGGGTTGAGCCGTATCAAACTGCGTGAAGCCGCCATGCGCGGTGAAGTGCCAGGCTTGAAAAAGGCTAGCTGGTAA
- the rpsQ gene encoding 30S ribosomal protein S17, protein MTDKIRTLQGRVVSDKMEKSIVVAIERIVKHPIYGKFIKRTTKLHVHDENNECGIGDKVEIRECRPLSKTKSWTLVRVVEKAVL, encoded by the coding sequence ATGACCGATAAAATCCGTACTCTGCAAGGTCGTGTTGTTAGCGACAAAATGGAGAAATCCATTGTTGTAGCTATCGAACGTATTGTGAAACACCCGATCTACGGTAAATTCATCAAGCGTACGACCAAACTGCACGTACATGACGAGAACAACGAATGTGGTATCGGCGACAAGGTTGAAATCCGTGAATGCCGTCCACTGTCCAAGACTAAGTCCTGGACGCTGGTTCGCGTTGTAGAGAAAGCGGTTCTGTAA
- the rpsS gene encoding 30S ribosomal protein S19, which yields MPRSLKKGPFIDLHLLKKVEKAVESGDKKPLRTWSRRSTIFPNMIGLTIAVHNGRQHVPVFVTDEMVGHKLGEFAPTRTYRGHAADKKAKKK from the coding sequence ATGCCACGTTCTCTCAAGAAAGGTCCTTTTATTGACCTGCACTTGCTGAAGAAGGTAGAGAAAGCGGTGGAAAGCGGAGACAAGAAGCCCCTGCGCACTTGGTCCCGTCGTTCAACGATCTTTCCTAACATGATCGGTTTGACCATCGCTGTCCATAATGGTCGTCAGCACGTTCCAGTCTTTGTTACCGACGAAATGGTTGGTCACAAACTGGGTGAATTCGCACCGACTCGTACTTATCGCGGCCATGCTGCTGATAAAAAAGCGAAGAAGAAATAA
- the rpsH gene encoding 30S ribosomal protein S8, which translates to MSMQDPIADMLTRIRNGQAANKVAVTMPSAKLKVAIANVLKEEGFIEDFKVEGDTKPELELTLKYFQGKAVVESIQRVSRPGLRIYKKKDELPKVMAGLGIAVVSTSKGVMTDRAARQAGLGGEIICYVA; encoded by the coding sequence ATGAGCATGCAAGATCCGATCGCGGATATGCTGACCCGTATCCGTAACGGTCAGGCCGCGAACAAAGTTGCGGTCACCATGCCTTCCGCCAAGCTGAAAGTGGCAATTGCCAACGTGCTGAAGGAAGAAGGTTTTATCGAAGATTTTAAAGTTGAAGGCGACACCAAGCCGGAACTGGAACTTACTCTCAAGTATTTCCAGGGTAAAGCTGTTGTAGAAAGCATTCAGCGTGTCAGCCGCCCAGGCCTGCGCATCTATAAGAAAAAAGATGAGCTGCCAAAAGTTATGGCTGGTCTTGGTATCGCAGTTGTTTCTACCTCTAAAGGTGTTATGACTGATCGTGCAGCGCGCCAGGCTGGTCTTGGTGGCGAAATTATCTGCTACGTAGCCTAA
- the rpsK gene encoding 30S ribosomal protein S11: protein MAKAPVRARKRVRKQVSDGVAHIHASFNNTIVTITDRQGNALGWATAGGSGFRGSRKSTPFAAQVAAERCAEAVKEYGIKNLEVMVKGPGPGRESTVRALNAAGFRITNITDVTPIPHNGCRPPKKRRV, encoded by the coding sequence ATGGCAAAGGCACCAGTTCGTGCACGTAAACGTGTAAGAAAACAAGTCTCTGACGGCGTGGCTCATATCCATGCTTCTTTCAACAACACCATCGTTACTATTACTGATCGTCAGGGTAACGCATTGGGTTGGGCAACAGCCGGTGGTTCCGGTTTCCGTGGTTCTCGCAAATCCACTCCGTTCGCAGCTCAGGTTGCAGCAGAGCGTTGCGCAGAAGCCGTAAAAGAATACGGCATCAAGAATCTGGAAGTTATGGTTAAAGGTCCGGGTCCGGGTCGTGAATCTACTGTTCGCGCTCTGAACGCCGCTGGTTTCCGCATCACTAATATTACTGATGTGACTCCGATCCCTCATAACGGTTGTCGTCCGCCGAAAAAACGTCGCGTATAA
- the rpmC gene encoding 50S ribosomal protein L29 — protein sequence MKAKELREKSVEELNAELLNLLREQFNLRMQAASGQLQQTHLLKQVRRNVARVKTLLTQKAGA from the coding sequence ATGAAAGCAAAAGAGCTGCGTGAAAAAAGCGTTGAAGAGCTGAACGCTGAGCTGCTGAACCTGCTGCGTGAGCAGTTCAACCTGCGTATGCAGGCTGCAAGTGGCCAGCTGCAACAGACTCACCTGCTGAAGCAAGTGCGTCGCAATGTTGCACGCGTTAAGACTTTACTGACTCAGAAGGCGGGTGCGTAA
- the rplR gene encoding 50S ribosomal protein L18 gives MDKKSARIRRATRARRKLKELGATRLVVHRTPRHIYAQVIAPNGSEVLVAASTVEKAISEQLKYTGNKDAAAAVGKAVAERALEKGISNVSFDRSGFQYHGRVQALADAAREAGLQF, from the coding sequence ATGGATAAGAAATCTGCTCGTATCCGTCGTGCGACCCGCGCACGCCGCAAGCTCAAAGAGCTGGGTGCAACTCGCCTGGTGGTACATCGTACCCCGCGTCATATTTACGCACAGGTAATTGCACCGAACGGTTCTGAAGTTCTGGTAGCTGCTTCTACTGTAGAAAAAGCTATCTCAGAACAATTGAAGTACACCGGTAACAAAGACGCCGCTGCAGCTGTAGGTAAAGCTGTTGCTGAACGCGCTCTGGAAAAAGGCATCAGCAATGTTTCCTTTGACCGTTCCGGGTTCCAATATCATGGTCGTGTCCAGGCACTGGCAGATGCTGCCCGTGAAGCTGGCCTTCAGTTCTAA